Proteins found in one Clostridium kluyveri DSM 555 genomic segment:
- a CDS encoding CRISPR-associated endoribonuclease Cas6: MEVYEINVKIYTLEDIFKEASLELLSKLLDQSFYKNERMKEFHTENRIKNYCFNNLYPLASNNEMYKKGEIYNFQVRCIGEDLINHFEKFLPNEYTSGIKVLTCNIKKIPKRTIERIYSITPLIIKISDEDKTQYWRNIHNESDFFEYMRNSTIKKYELVTGEIVDSNLQIFNYERIDNRKPIATKFKDKSILGDKVTLTIDTSEKAQNIAYTILGTGLADMCPRGYGFMNYQYVK, encoded by the coding sequence ATGGAAGTATACGAAATTAATGTTAAAATATATACGCTTGAAGATATATTTAAGGAAGCATCACTGGAATTATTAAGTAAACTTCTTGATCAATCTTTTTATAAAAATGAAAGAATGAAGGAATTTCATACGGAAAATAGAATAAAAAATTATTGTTTTAATAATCTATATCCTCTTGCCTCAAATAATGAAATGTATAAGAAGGGGGAGATTTATAATTTTCAAGTAAGGTGTATCGGAGAAGATTTAATAAACCATTTCGAAAAATTTCTACCTAATGAATACACATCTGGGATTAAGGTACTTACATGTAATATCAAAAAAATACCTAAAAGGACTATAGAGAGAATTTATAGTATAACACCTCTTATAATAAAAATTTCAGATGAAGATAAAACTCAATACTGGAGAAATATTCATAATGAATCTGATTTTTTTGAATATATGAGGAACAGTACCATAAAAAAATATGAATTAGTTACAGGAGAGATAGTAGATAGTAATTTACAAATTTTTAATTATGAGAGAATAGACAATAGAAAACCCATAGCAACAAAATTTAAGGATAAAAGTATTCTTGGAGATAAGGTTACTTTAACAATAGATACCAGTGAAAAAGCCCAGAATATTGCCTATACAATTCTTGGAACAGGGCTTGCAGATATGTGTCCCCGTGGGTATGGCTTCATGAATTACCAATATGTGAAGTAA